From a single Flavobacterium sp. genomic region:
- a CDS encoding glycosyltransferase family 2 protein yields the protein MQNFPLVSVICLSYNHSPFVEEALDSVMNQTYTNIELIIADDCSTDNSKKVIDNWLKKHPNILFIPNVINLGNTKTFNNAVKHAKGDYFIDLAADDILLPNCIENQIKTFQNSKYKNLGIVYGNLIEIDENGNSIRNYYTEEDHPESGDIYKMVIARTTKICSVSSMIKKSVFEKLNYYDENLAYEDLDLWVRAARVFDFEYIDKVLACKRETPNSLSAHFLFKNNSKTKQLNLSTLKILNNAYQLNKSKKEHQLLLGRIRFEMYKFFKARNFILLFKLFLFGIKVKFKSL from the coding sequence ATGCAAAATTTTCCGTTAGTTAGTGTCATTTGCCTTTCTTATAATCATTCTCCTTTTGTTGAAGAAGCTTTAGATTCGGTTATGAACCAAACCTATACCAATATTGAACTTATTATAGCAGACGATTGTAGCACGGATAATTCAAAAAAAGTAATTGATAATTGGCTGAAAAAACACCCAAACATTTTATTTATACCAAATGTAATTAATTTAGGAAATACTAAAACTTTTAATAACGCAGTAAAACATGCTAAAGGTGATTATTTTATCGATTTAGCTGCAGATGATATTTTACTACCTAACTGCATTGAAAACCAAATAAAAACTTTTCAAAATTCAAAGTATAAAAACCTTGGAATTGTATACGGAAATTTAATTGAAATCGATGAAAACGGAAATTCTATAAGGAATTATTACACAGAAGAAGACCATCCAGAAAGTGGCGACATATACAAAATGGTTATCGCAAGAACAACTAAAATTTGTTCGGTTTCATCAATGATTAAGAAATCAGTTTTTGAAAAATTAAATTATTATGATGAAAATTTAGCCTATGAGGATTTAGATTTATGGGTTAGAGCCGCAAGAGTATTTGATTTTGAATATATTGATAAAGTATTGGCATGTAAAAGAGAAACGCCAAACTCATTAAGTGCTCATTTTTTATTTAAAAACAACTCAAAAACAAAGCAACTGAATCTATCAACTTTGAAAATTTTAAATAATGCTTATCAATTAAATAAATCAAAAAAAGAACATCAACTATTACTTGGAAGAATACGATTTGAAATGTATAAATTTTTTAAAGCTAGAAACTTTATCTTACTTTTCAAACTTTTTTTATTTGGAATAAAAGTTAAGTTTAAAAGTCTTTAA
- a CDS encoding glycosyltransferase, with translation MIEQSKKYKIAIVAYNLDSGGLAKVIENVFLLFKVISFFNVELLLLDDIKSSNLDGKVVYFGDLANIKSSFYNKINKYIQFNKYIKKQNFDFIIDLRYRINPLTELLIVKLIYPKTKLIYNVHSSKLETYLPNNTFLTNYLYGKAYKTVCGAKENEKLVIQKHHFKNTITIYNPIDFEDIKVKKEESIDFNFEYILAVGRFVELKQFYELIISYANSILPQNQVKLVLVGEGEELLRCKELVLSLNLNENVVFVGFSNNPYKYMQNAKFLVLCSKCEGFGLVLAEALACITPVISFDLVSGPNEIIEHRKNGLLVENQNFEKLTEAINILFLDKELYTTCKINALESVQKFSFEEIKKEWLNLLQIQE, from the coding sequence ATGATTGAGCAAAGTAAAAAATATAAAATTGCTATTGTTGCCTATAACTTAGATTCTGGGGGATTGGCAAAAGTGATTGAGAATGTTTTTCTTTTATTCAAAGTAATTAGTTTTTTTAATGTTGAATTATTATTATTAGATGACATTAAAAGCTCTAATCTGGATGGAAAAGTAGTCTATTTTGGAGATTTAGCAAACATAAAATCCTCCTTTTATAATAAAATTAATAAGTATATTCAATTTAATAAATATATTAAAAAACAGAATTTTGATTTTATTATTGATTTGCGCTACAGGATAAATCCTTTAACTGAGTTACTTATTGTAAAATTAATTTATCCAAAAACGAAATTAATTTATAATGTTCATAGTTCTAAACTAGAAACATATTTACCTAATAACACTTTTTTGACTAATTATTTATATGGTAAAGCGTATAAAACTGTATGTGGTGCAAAGGAAAATGAAAAGTTGGTTATTCAAAAGCACCATTTCAAAAACACCATAACTATTTATAATCCAATTGATTTTGAAGATATTAAAGTTAAGAAAGAGGAATCTATTGATTTTAATTTTGAATATATTTTAGCAGTTGGACGATTTGTTGAATTAAAGCAATTTTATGAACTAATTATAAGTTATGCAAACTCTATTTTACCTCAAAATCAGGTAAAGTTAGTACTTGTTGGTGAAGGAGAAGAACTTTTGAGATGTAAAGAATTAGTTTTGTCTTTAAATTTAAATGAAAATGTTGTATTTGTGGGGTTTTCTAATAATCCATATAAATATATGCAAAACGCTAAATTTTTAGTATTATGTAGTAAGTGTGAAGGATTTGGACTTGTTTTGGCAGAAGCTTTAGCTTGTATAACTCCAGTAATTAGTTTTGATTTAGTTTCGGGTCCAAATGAAATAATAGAGCATAGAAAAAATGGCTTGTTAGTGGAAAATCAAAATTTTGAAAAGCTTACAGAAGCAATAAATATATTGTTTTTAGATAAAGAACTATATACAACTTGTAAAATTAATGCGTTAGAAAGTGTACAAAAGTTTTCTTTTGAAGAAATTAAGAAAGAATGGTTAAATTTACTGCAAATACAAGAATAA
- a CDS encoding FdtA/QdtA family cupin domain-containing protein, whose protein sequence is MKAKIINIPKIEDPRGNLSVIEKEVVPFKIKRVYYLYDVPAGAERGGHAHKKLQQFLVALAGSFDVVLNDGKNKQTITLNKPFEGLLITNGIWRELKNFSSGAVCLVVASDVFEEEDYIRDFEEFLAISTN, encoded by the coding sequence ATGAAAGCCAAAATTATAAATATTCCAAAAATAGAAGATCCAAGAGGTAATTTATCCGTTATCGAAAAGGAAGTGGTTCCGTTTAAAATCAAACGTGTTTATTATTTGTATGATGTTCCAGCTGGCGCAGAGCGTGGAGGGCATGCACATAAAAAATTACAACAATTTTTAGTAGCGCTTGCTGGAAGTTTTGATGTAGTTTTAAACGATGGAAAAAACAAACAAACAATTACTTTAAATAAACCTTTTGAAGGCTTGTTAATAACAAACGGAATTTGGCGTGAATTGAAGAATTTTTCTTCGGGAGCGGTTTGTTTGGTAGTGGCTTCTGATGTGTTTGAAGAAGAAGATTACATTAGAGATTTTGAAGAGTTTTTAGCGATTTCGACTAATTAA
- a CDS encoding glycosyltransferase family 4 protein encodes MKILIINNFNSENRLGGVEHYLYELIQYAEKNNSNLTFKWFGKEKIKTNWIEKFYHKKITAEIIQEIKAFKPDIIHCFSIGAPVTPQFMEYAKLKGIPIVYSFRDYYYICPKNYMLNDKNEVLLKHESALECILHHQPKRNILFDTLLHFKQSYHKSIIKKHIDYYLTPSENLTQFIAKHFQKEGQTLANPILIEPKRNSNSEENYILFVGRLVPEKGVLTLLKAFQNISKQFPNEQLWIVGEGNQLEELQNFTMYNNLKNVSFLGNKSREELQVIYTNSKFSVIPSEYLEAYGNVIIESLSFGKTIIISDLVGIKNEIEQNCVGLTYPFKNQKALEEKMIALLSNPSLKTELENNIQNYLVTKTFAKHFSDLVNVYENLISRNR; translated from the coding sequence ATGAAAATACTGATTATCAATAATTTTAATAGTGAGAATCGACTTGGTGGAGTTGAACATTATTTATATGAATTGATTCAGTATGCCGAAAAAAATAATTCTAACCTAACTTTTAAATGGTTTGGCAAAGAAAAAATCAAGACCAATTGGATTGAAAAATTCTACCACAAAAAAATTACAGCAGAAATTATTCAGGAAATTAAAGCCTTTAAACCTGATATAATTCATTGCTTTAGTATTGGAGCACCAGTAACTCCGCAATTCATGGAATATGCAAAATTGAAAGGCATACCAATTGTGTACTCGTTTCGAGATTATTATTACATCTGTCCAAAAAACTATATGTTGAATGATAAAAACGAAGTTCTTTTAAAACATGAAAGCGCTTTAGAATGTATTTTACATCATCAACCCAAACGAAATATTTTGTTTGATACGTTATTACATTTTAAACAGTCGTATCACAAAAGTATTATTAAAAAGCACATTGATTACTATTTAACACCTTCAGAAAATTTAACACAATTTATTGCTAAACATTTTCAAAAAGAAGGTCAAACTCTTGCAAATCCAATATTAATTGAACCTAAACGTAACTCCAATTCAGAAGAAAACTATATTTTGTTTGTTGGGCGTTTGGTTCCTGAAAAAGGAGTTTTAACCTTGTTAAAAGCGTTTCAGAATATTTCCAAACAATTTCCAAATGAACAATTATGGATTGTTGGTGAAGGAAATCAATTAGAAGAACTTCAGAATTTTACGATGTACAACAACTTGAAAAATGTTTCTTTTTTAGGGAATAAGTCTCGTGAAGAGCTTCAAGTTATTTATACTAATTCGAAATTTTCGGTAATTCCAAGTGAATATTTAGAAGCGTATGGCAATGTAATAATAGAGAGTTTATCCTTTGGTAAAACTATAATTATAAGTGATTTAGTTGGAATTAAAAATGAAATCGAACAAAATTGTGTTGGTTTGACATATCCTTTCAAAAATCAGAAAGCATTAGAAGAAAAAATGATTGCACTTCTTTCTAATCCAAGTTTAAAAACAGAATTAGAAAACAACATTCAAAATTATTTAGTTACAAAAACCTTTGCAAAACATTTTTCAGATTTAGTAAACGTTTATGAAAATTTAATTAGTCGAAATCGCTAA
- a CDS encoding glycosyltransferase family 2 protein: protein MLSILITIYHYNLLHLVKEIHQQCVDLEIDFEILTQDDASNSIHNLENEKINLLSHCSYVSLKKNVGYRENKNILVSQSRYENLLILDGDCVLPFPNFIKNYVNQIPDYEVVYGGRIHAEKAPSKQQLLRWKYGKFMEDQTVDQRNKNVCRATLFNNTLIKKSVFNRIKFDSSFKKYGHDDTLFSFELQKMNTKIKHIHNPVQHDDIDTNAVYVEKTKNSLDNLHLLYKKQLITKEYSKMVNLVSKLHTFKITYLLAVLYSVFGKFLENQLKGNNPSLFVFNVFRLTYFSKIYIG, encoded by the coding sequence ATGCTGTCTATTTTAATAACGATATACCATTACAATCTTTTGCATTTAGTTAAAGAGATTCATCAACAATGTGTTGATTTAGAAATAGATTTTGAGATTTTAACGCAAGACGATGCTTCAAATTCGATTCATAATTTAGAGAACGAGAAAATCAATTTATTATCCCATTGTAGTTATGTTTCTTTGAAGAAAAATGTAGGTTATCGTGAAAATAAAAATATTTTAGTTAGTCAATCTCGATATGAAAATTTACTAATTTTAGATGGCGATTGTGTATTACCTTTTCCTAATTTCATAAAAAATTACGTTAATCAAATTCCTGATTACGAAGTAGTATATGGTGGAAGAATTCACGCTGAAAAAGCACCGTCAAAACAACAATTACTTCGTTGGAAATATGGGAAATTCATGGAAGATCAAACGGTTGACCAAAGAAATAAAAATGTGTGTCGAGCGACTTTGTTCAATAATACTTTGATAAAAAAATCGGTTTTTAATCGCATTAAATTTGATAGTTCTTTTAAAAAATATGGTCATGATGATACGCTTTTTTCTTTTGAACTTCAAAAAATGAATACTAAAATCAAACATATTCATAATCCAGTTCAACATGACGATATTGACACGAATGCAGTTTATGTTGAAAAAACAAAGAACTCGTTAGATAATTTACACTTACTATATAAAAAACAACTTATTACAAAAGAATACAGCAAAATGGTTAACTTAGTTTCTAAGTTACATACTTTTAAAATTACGTATTTACTAGCTGTTTTGTATTCGGTTTTTGGGAAATTTTTAGAGAATCAACTTAAAGGAAACAATCCGTCTTTGTTTGTTTTCAATGTGTTTCGATTGACTTATTTTAGTAAAATTTATATTGGATGA
- a CDS encoding cell division ATP-binding protein FtsE, with protein MSQSVLSLKNVTIYQEKNPVLTDVNIEVKHGEFLYLIGRTGSGKSSFLKTLYADLALIEGEGSVVDYDLNTLKENDIPYLRRKLGVVFQDFKLLSDRNVKENLLFVLKATGWTAKEEMDVKIEEVLDKVGMKGFASKMPHQLSGGEQQRIGIARALLNDPELILADEPTGNLDPQTSVEIMEVLRKINANGKTILMATHDYALVLKYPSKTLKFEGGKMFEVVQRTV; from the coding sequence ATGTCGCAATCAGTTCTATCTTTAAAAAACGTAACGATTTATCAAGAAAAAAATCCAGTTTTAACCGATGTTAATATTGAAGTAAAACATGGCGAATTTCTATACTTAATTGGAAGAACCGGTTCGGGTAAAAGTAGTTTTTTAAAAACGTTATATGCTGATTTAGCTTTAATTGAAGGCGAAGGTAGCGTAGTTGATTATGATTTAAATACTTTAAAAGAAAATGACATTCCCTATTTGAGAAGAAAATTAGGTGTAGTGTTCCAAGATTTCAAATTACTTTCTGACCGCAACGTAAAAGAAAACCTTTTATTTGTTTTAAAAGCAACTGGTTGGACAGCTAAAGAAGAAATGGATGTAAAAATCGAAGAAGTTTTAGACAAAGTAGGCATGAAAGGTTTTGCATCTAAAATGCCACACCAACTTTCTGGCGGAGAACAACAACGCATAGGAATTGCTAGAGCTTTACTGAATGATCCTGAATTAATTTTAGCCGATGAACCAACTGGAAATTTAGATCCACAAACTAGTGTTGAGATTATGGAAGTGCTAAGAAAAATTAATGCCAACGGAAAAACCATCTTAATGGCTACTCATGATTATGCATTGGTTTTAAAATACCCTTCAAAAACATTAAAATTTGAAGGCGGTAAAATGTTTGAAGTGGTTCAAAGAACGGTATAA
- a CDS encoding tetratricopeptide repeat protein yields the protein MIKYLKLSFLVVFFSGTLLAQQSFVYTHELTEFNRAVELYKDKQYQAAQILFDKVKSKTDNMEVESDCAYYFANCAIRLDQIGADVLVESFVEDYPTSTKTNQAYIEVAHYYFDQGNYPKSLEWFDKADSNNMSQAEREKYNFQKGYAYFTAKNTKEATKYFNQVVNSKTFGSQAKYYLGYMSYETDDYKSANQYFDQVSDQEKYKEKMGYFQADMNFKLGNFQKAIDLGLEQLPKSKGEERSELSKIIGESYFNLKQYDKALPHLLAYNGKKGKWTNTDFYQLGYTYYQQKDYENAISQFNKIIDGNDGVAQNAYYHLAESYLKTDKKQQALNAFKTASEMEFDLKIQEDAYLNYTKLSYEIGNPYKSVPEIMNAYLDKYPNSPYKSEINNLLISSYITSKNYKEALSLLEKNKSPENKLAYQKVTFYRGLELYTDGDYKGAYALFKKTLAENKDAKFTARATFWKAETEYNLDQFEEAKLSFKQFLNSSEASNTPEYANANYNLAYSYFKLKEYENAIQYFDSFTKSIKDDKIRLTDAYLRLGDCNFMAAKYWPAMDAYNKAIDMKSVDADYAAFQKGISYGFVSKPDRKIEDLEKFAKTYPTSQYADDALYELGNTYVNQNQNEKGIATYDKLINGYKSSSYVAKAILKQGLIYYNSSKEDLALTKFKKVVAEYPNSPESIEAVSTARLIYVDKGQVDDYAAWVKTLSFVEVSDADLDNDTYESAEKQYLQNNTKQAISGFSSYVSKFPNGLHALKANFYLAQLYFADNLEANSVKHYEFVVSKPRNEFTEQALARLCQVHLKAKNYDSALPVLKRLETEADFPQNITYAQSNLMKSYYEKQDFTNAVVYADKVLKNDKIDDRIKSDAQIIVARSAIKTNDEAKAKEAYAKLQKIAKGELAAEALYYDAYFKNKEGKFEPSNVVVQKIAKDYSGYKYYGAKSLVIMAKNFYGLKDSFQATYILESVIENFKEYTDVIEEAQKELDFIKGEEAKRNSSITN from the coding sequence ATGATAAAGTATTTAAAACTTTCTTTTTTAGTTGTTTTCTTTTCAGGAACACTTTTAGCCCAACAATCTTTTGTCTATACGCACGAATTGACAGAGTTTAATCGAGCAGTTGAATTATATAAAGATAAACAATATCAAGCAGCACAAATTTTATTCGACAAAGTAAAATCCAAAACCGATAATATGGAAGTTGAATCGGATTGTGCCTACTATTTTGCGAACTGTGCTATTCGTTTGGACCAAATAGGAGCAGATGTTTTGGTAGAAAGTTTTGTAGAAGATTATCCTACGAGTACAAAAACGAATCAAGCCTATATTGAAGTAGCGCATTATTATTTTGATCAAGGAAATTATCCAAAATCATTAGAATGGTTTGATAAAGCCGATTCAAATAATATGTCACAAGCCGAAAGAGAAAAATATAATTTCCAAAAAGGATATGCCTATTTCACAGCGAAAAACACAAAAGAAGCTACAAAATACTTTAATCAAGTAGTAAATTCAAAGACTTTTGGAAGTCAAGCGAAATACTATTTAGGTTACATGTCTTATGAAACCGATGATTATAAAAGTGCAAATCAATATTTCGATCAAGTTTCCGACCAAGAAAAGTACAAAGAAAAAATGGGGTATTTTCAAGCGGATATGAATTTCAAGCTTGGGAATTTCCAAAAAGCCATCGATTTAGGTTTGGAGCAATTACCAAAATCAAAAGGAGAAGAAAGAAGTGAATTGTCTAAAATCATTGGAGAGAGTTATTTTAATTTAAAACAATACGACAAAGCACTTCCTCATTTGTTAGCTTATAACGGGAAAAAAGGAAAATGGACGAATACCGATTTTTACCAATTAGGGTATACTTATTACCAACAAAAAGATTACGAAAATGCTATTTCGCAGTTCAATAAAATCATTGATGGGAATGATGGTGTCGCTCAAAATGCGTATTATCATTTGGCGGAAAGTTATTTAAAAACGGATAAAAAACAACAAGCATTAAATGCATTCAAAACAGCTTCTGAAATGGAGTTTGATTTAAAAATTCAAGAAGATGCCTATTTGAATTATACCAAATTGAGTTATGAAATAGGAAATCCATACAAATCGGTTCCTGAAATCATGAATGCTTATTTGGATAAGTATCCAAATTCACCTTATAAATCAGAGATTAATAACTTGTTGATTAGTTCTTATATCACATCCAAAAATTATAAAGAAGCACTTTCGTTATTAGAGAAAAATAAATCGCCAGAAAATAAATTAGCGTATCAAAAAGTAACATTTTACAGAGGTTTAGAATTGTATACCGATGGCGATTACAAAGGTGCTTATGCGTTATTTAAAAAAACGTTAGCTGAAAATAAAGATGCAAAATTCACAGCAAGAGCTACTTTTTGGAAAGCGGAAACCGAGTATAATTTAGACCAATTTGAAGAAGCAAAATTGAGTTTCAAGCAGTTTTTAAATTCATCTGAAGCTTCAAATACACCTGAATACGCAAATGCAAATTACAACTTAGCGTATTCGTATTTCAAGTTGAAAGAATATGAAAATGCAATTCAGTATTTCGATTCGTTTACCAAATCTATTAAAGATGATAAAATTCGATTAACAGATGCCTATTTACGTTTAGGTGATTGTAATTTCATGGCAGCAAAATATTGGCCAGCTATGGATGCCTACAACAAAGCGATAGACATGAAGAGTGTTGATGCTGATTATGCGGCATTTCAAAAAGGAATCAGCTATGGATTTGTAAGCAAACCCGATCGTAAAATTGAAGATTTAGAAAAATTCGCAAAAACATATCCAACGTCTCAATATGCCGATGATGCATTGTATGAATTAGGAAATACTTACGTAAATCAAAATCAGAACGAAAAAGGAATTGCAACGTATGATAAGTTAATCAACGGATATAAATCAAGTTCGTATGTAGCAAAAGCCATTTTAAAACAAGGTTTAATTTACTATAACTCAAGCAAAGAAGATTTAGCTTTAACGAAATTCAAAAAGGTTGTAGCGGAATATCCAAACTCGCCAGAATCTATTGAGGCGGTTTCAACAGCGCGTTTAATTTATGTAGATAAAGGTCAAGTGGATGATTATGCAGCTTGGGTGAAAACTTTATCATTTGTAGAAGTTTCAGATGCAGATTTGGATAATGATACTTATGAATCTGCCGAAAAACAATATTTACAAAACAATACCAAACAAGCTATTTCAGGATTCTCAAGTTATGTGAGCAAGTTTCCAAACGGATTGCATGCATTGAAGGCGAATTTCTATTTAGCGCAATTGTATTTTGCAGATAATTTAGAAGCTAATTCAGTGAAACATTATGAGTTTGTAGTTTCAAAACCAAGAAATGAATTTACGGAGCAAGCGCTAGCTCGTTTGTGTCAAGTGCATTTGAAAGCTAAGAATTACGATAGCGCTCTTCCCGTTTTAAAACGATTAGAAACTGAAGCAGATTTCCCGCAAAATATCACGTATGCGCAATCTAATTTGATGAAATCGTATTACGAAAAACAAGATTTTACTAATGCCGTTGTGTATGCAGATAAAGTGTTGAAAAACGACAAAATCGATGACAGAATTAAAAGTGATGCGCAAATTATCGTAGCGCGTTCGGCAATAAAAACAAACGATGAAGCTAAAGCAAAAGAGGCGTATGCTAAATTGCAAAAAATTGCAAAAGGTGAATTAGCTGCAGAAGCTTTGTATTACGATGCGTATTTCAAAAACAAAGAAGGCAAGTTTGAACCTTCGAATGTTGTAGTGCAGAAAATCGCTAAAGATTACTCAGGGTATAAATATTATGGAGCGAAGAGTTTGGTAATTATGGCGAAAAACTTCTACGGATTAAAAGATAGTTTCCAAGCGACTTACATTTTAGAAAGTGTAATTGAAAACTTCAAAGAATATACAGATGTAATTGAAGAAGCGCAAAAAGAATTGGATTTCATCAAAGGAGAAGAAGCAAAACGTAATTCATCAATCACAAATTAA
- a CDS encoding TonB-dependent receptor, with translation MKKLNIIALVVVVFGIQFSFAQVKDENIGSEVVNIVKPYTPTISDAFKVKETPVLEDEEEQKKLPIQYNIFSFPVASTFTPAKGKAAGVDKIEKEKLYNNYATLGFGNYPTINAELFITQNLSRSNYVGGMLRHLSSQGGIKDLVLDDKFYNTSLDVTYGVRERDMSWNVDLGVKNQIYNWYGLPTESIVFDDATIAGIDSKQTYNTIALGGKMSFKDGIFNDASMQFKRFSDGLDSGENRFFIKPNFDFDVMNQKIKADFVVDYVGGSFERMYDVDSELKYSTIIAGTKPSILYQQDDLSVQIGAGVYYATAKINGESDGKIFIYPNIKASYKLVGDILVAYAGAEGDLEQNSYADFVDQNPFVSPTLFIAPTDNKFDLYVGMKGKLANSVAFNVRASNKNQADRALFVSNGFDETGTNTNGYAYGNSFAVVYDDLNTLSIFGELKADFSKNVTFGINGTYNNYSTDSQAEAWNLPQLKIGSTVDFDINEKWYAGANVFFVGERKDLVSIQDDVLVFPATFSQQVVTLDSYFDLNAHVGYKYNAKLTAFLKGNNLANQQYNRWANFPVQGIQVLLGANYKFDF, from the coding sequence ATGAAGAAATTAAATATAATCGCCTTAGTTGTAGTCGTATTCGGTATCCAATTTTCTTTTGCTCAAGTAAAAGATGAAAATATTGGTTCAGAAGTGGTAAATATCGTAAAACCTTATACGCCCACTATTTCAGATGCTTTCAAAGTAAAAGAAACACCTGTTTTGGAAGATGAAGAAGAACAAAAAAAGTTGCCAATTCAGTACAATATTTTCTCATTTCCGGTAGCATCAACATTTACACCAGCAAAAGGAAAAGCAGCAGGAGTAGATAAAATCGAAAAAGAAAAATTATACAACAATTACGCAACTTTAGGTTTTGGAAATTATCCAACTATCAATGCTGAATTGTTTATTACACAAAATTTAAGCCGAAGCAATTATGTGGGCGGAATGTTACGTCATTTATCGTCTCAAGGCGGAATCAAAGATTTGGTTTTAGATGATAAATTCTACAACACCAGTTTAGATGTTACGTACGGAGTTCGCGAACGCGATATGAGTTGGAATGTTGATTTAGGAGTGAAAAATCAAATTTATAATTGGTACGGTTTACCTACAGAATCAATTGTTTTTGATGATGCTACAATTGCAGGAATCGATTCAAAACAAACGTATAATACGATTGCACTTGGCGGAAAAATGAGTTTCAAAGACGGAATCTTTAATGATGCTAGCATGCAATTCAAACGTTTTTCTGATGGATTGGATTCGGGAGAAAATCGCTTTTTTATTAAGCCAAATTTCGATTTCGATGTAATGAATCAAAAAATAAAAGCTGATTTCGTAGTGGATTATGTGGGAGGAAGTTTTGAGAGAATGTACGATGTAGATTCGGAATTAAAATACAGCACTATTATTGCAGGAACAAAACCAAGTATTTTGTACCAACAAGATGATTTATCAGTTCAAATTGGAGCTGGAGTGTATTATGCAACTGCAAAAATCAATGGCGAAAGCGACGGGAAAATTTTTATTTATCCAAACATCAAAGCGTCTTATAAATTAGTAGGTGATATTCTTGTTGCTTATGCAGGAGCTGAAGGTGATTTAGAGCAAAATTCGTATGCTGATTTCGTAGATCAAAATCCGTTTGTGTCGCCAACGTTATTTATTGCGCCAACGGATAATAAATTTGATTTGTATGTTGGTATGAAAGGAAAATTAGCCAATTCTGTAGCCTTCAATGTTAGAGCTTCGAATAAAAATCAAGCAGATAGAGCATTATTTGTTAGCAATGGTTTTGATGAAACAGGAACGAATACAAACGGTTATGCTTATGGAAATTCATTTGCAGTGGTGTATGACGATTTAAACACGCTAAGCATTTTCGGAGAATTGAAAGCTGATTTTTCTAAAAACGTAACTTTCGGAATCAACGGAACCTACAATAATTACTCAACCGATTCGCAAGCGGAAGCATGGAATTTACCACAATTAAAAATTGGTTCAACCGTAGATTTTGATATCAATGAAAAATGGTATGCAGGAGCCAATGTGTTTTTTGTAGGCGAAAGAAAAGATTTAGTTTCAATTCAAGATGATGTGTTGGTTTTTCCAGCTACTTTTTCACAACAAGTGGTCACATTAGATAGCTATTTCGATTTGAATGCACACGTGGGTTATAAGTACAATGCAAAATTAACTGCTTTCTTAAAAGGAAACAACTTAGCCAATCAACAATATAATCGCTGGGCTAATTTTCCAGTACAAGGAATTCAGGTGTTGTTAGGTGCAAATTATAAATTCGATTTCTAA